A portion of the Eulemur rufifrons isolate Redbay chromosome 30, OSU_ERuf_1, whole genome shotgun sequence genome contains these proteins:
- the NLGN3 gene encoding neuroligin-3 isoform X4: MLPVWFTANLDIVATYIQEPNEDCLYLNVYVPTEDGSGAKKQGEDLADNDGDEDEDIRDSGAKPVMVYIHGGSYMEGTGNMIDGSVLASYGNVIVITLNYRVGVLGFLSTGDQAAKGNYGLLDQIQALRWVSENIAFFGGDPHRITVFGSGIGASCVSLLTLSHHSEGLFQRAIIQSGSALSSWAVNYQPVKYTSLLADKVGCNVLDTVDMVDCLRQKSAKELVEQDIQPARYHVAFGPVIDGDVIPDDPEILMEQGEFLNYDIMLGVNQGEGLKFVEGVVDPEDGVSGTDFDYSVSNFVDNLYGYPEGKDTLRETIKFMYTDWADRDNPETRRKTLVALFTDHQWVEPSVVTADLHARYGSPTYFYAFYHHCQSLMKPAWSDAAHGDEVPYVFGVPMVGPTDLFPCNFSKNDVMLSAVVMTYWTNFAKTGDPNKPVPQDTKFIHTKANRFEEVAWSKYNPRDQLYLHIGLKPRVRDHYRATKVAFWKHLVPHLYNLHDMFHYTSTTTKVPPPDTTHSSHITRRPNGKTWSTKRPAISPAYSNENAQGSWNGDQDAGPLLVENPRDYSTELSVTIAVGASLLFLNVLAFAALYYRKDKRRQEPLRQPSPQRGAGAPELGAAPEEELAALQLGPTHHECEAGPPHDTLRLTALPDYTLTLRRSPDDIPLMTPNTITMIPNSLVGLQTLHPYNTFAAGFNSTGLPHSHSTTRV, from the exons GATCCGGCGCTAAGAAACAGGGCGAGGACTTAGCGGATAATGACGGGGATGAAGATGAAG ACATCCGGGACAGTGGTGCTAAGCCTGTCATGGTCTACATCCACGGAGGCTCTTACATGGAAGGGACAGGCAACATGATTGATGGCAGCGTCCTCGCCAGTTATGGCAATGTCATCGTCATCACCCTCAACTATCGCGTTGGGGTGCTAG GTTTCCTGAGCACTGGAGATCAGGCCGCCAAGGGCAACTATGGGCTCCTTGACCAAATCCAGGCCCTCCGCTGGGTGAGTGAGAATATTGCCTTCTTCGGAGGAGATCCCCACCGTATTACCGTCTTTGGCTCGGGCATTGGCGcatcctgtgtcagcctcctcaCGTTGTCACACCACTCTGAGG GACTTTTCCAGAGGGCCATCATCCAAAGTGGTTCTGCTCTGTCCAGCTGGGCTGTAAACTACCAACCAGTGAAGTACACCAGCCTTCTGGCAGACAAAGTGGGCTGTAATGTGCTAGATACCGTAGACATGGTGGACTGTCTCCGGCAAAAGAGCGCAAAGGAACTGGTAGAGCAGGACATCCAGCCAGCCCGCTACCATGTGGCCTTTGGCCCTGTGATTGATGGTGACGTCATCCCTGATGACCCTGAGATCCTGATGGAACAGGGCGAGTTCCTCAACTATGACATCATGCTAGGTGTCAACCAGGGCGAGGGTCTCAAGTTTGTGGAAGGGGTGGTGGACCCTGAGGATGGTGTCTCTGGCACTGATTTTGACTATTCTGTCTCCAACTTTGTGGACAATCTGTATGGCTATCCTGAGGGTAAGGACACCCTGCGGGAGACCATCAAGTTCATGTACACAGATTGGGCAGACCGTGACAACCCTGAGACTCGCCGTAAAACACTGGTGGCACTCTTCACTGACCACCAGTGGGTGGAGCCCTCAGTGGTGACAGCCGACCTGCACGCCCGCTATGGCTCACCTACCTACTTCTACGCCTTCTACCATCACTGCCAGAGCCTCATGAAGCCTGCTTGGTCAGATGCAGCTCATGGGGATGAAGTACCCTATGTTTTTGGGGTCCCTATGGTAGGCCCCACTGACCTTTTCCCCTGCAACTTCTCCAAGAATGATGTCATGCTCAGTGCTGTCGTCATGACCTATTGGACCAACTTTGCCAAGACTGG GGATCCCAACAAGCCGGTCCCCCAGGACACCAAGTTCATTCACACCAAGGCCAATCGCTTTGAGGAAGTGGCCTGGTCCAAATACAATCCCCGAGACCAGCTCTACCTTCACATCGGGCTGAAACCAAGGGTCCGCGATCATTACCGGGCCACTAAGGTGGCCTTTTGGAAACACCTGGTGCCCCACCTATACAACCTGCATGACATGTTCCACTATACGTCCACAACCACCAAAGTGCCGCCCCCGGATACCACCCACAGCTCCCACATCACCCGCAGGCCCAACGGCAAGACCTGGAGCACCAAGCGGCCAGCCATCTCACCTGCCTACAGCAACGAGAACGCCCAAGGGTCCTGGAACGGGGACCAGGATGCAGGGCCACTCCTGGTGGAGAACCCTCGTGACTACTCCACTGAATTAAGTGTCACTATCGCTGTGGGGGCCTCCCTCCTGTTCCTTAATGTTCTGGCCTTCGCTGCCCTCTACTACCGTAAGGACAAACGGCGCCAGGAGCCCCTGCGGCAGCCTAGCCCTCAGAGGGGAGCCGGGGCCCCTGAATTGGGAGCTGCTCCTGAGGAGGAGCTGGCAGCATTACAgctgggccccacccaccacgaGTGTGAGGCCGGTCCCCCCCATGACACACTTCGCCTCACTGCGTTGCCCGACTATACCCTGACCCTGCGGCGCTCCCCTGACGACATCCCACTCATGACCCCCAACACCATCACCATGATTCCCAACTCCCTGGTAGGGCTGCAGACATTGCACCCCTATAACACCTTTGCCGCAGGGTTCAACAGTACCGGGCTGCCCCACTCACACTCCACTACCCGAGTATAG